A genome region from Geminicoccus roseus DSM 18922 includes the following:
- the accD gene encoding acetyl-CoA carboxylase, carboxyltransferase subunit beta: MSNWLTDYVRPKIRALVSRNPDLPDDLWRQCTSCERMIFHRDFEQAQRVCPHCGHHMRVDPSFRFETLFDADSWQRIELPKVAADPLKFRDQKKYADRLKEAQTKTTRQDALEAAHGKIDGMPAVIAVMNFAFMGGSMGTAVGEAFLAAAKLAVLQEAAFIVFTSSGGARMQEGALSLMQMARTTVAVEMVKDKRLPYIVVLTDPTTGGVTASFAMLGDVQIAEPGAMIGFAGARVIEQTIREKLPEGFQRAEYLRDHGIVDMVVHRFDLRPTLVRILDLLLRKRRELKAEPAAEPVVPATVGEAPTLELVKASEQPVE, encoded by the coding sequence ATGAGCAACTGGCTGACCGACTATGTCCGCCCGAAGATCCGGGCGCTGGTGAGCCGCAACCCGGACCTGCCGGACGATCTCTGGCGGCAGTGCACGTCCTGCGAGCGGATGATCTTCCACCGCGACTTCGAGCAGGCCCAGCGGGTCTGTCCGCATTGCGGCCACCACATGCGGGTCGATCCGTCGTTCCGCTTCGAGACCCTGTTCGACGCGGACAGCTGGCAGCGCATCGAGCTGCCCAAGGTCGCCGCCGATCCGCTGAAGTTCCGCGATCAGAAGAAGTACGCGGACCGGCTGAAGGAGGCCCAGACCAAGACCACCCGGCAGGACGCGCTCGAGGCGGCCCACGGCAAGATCGACGGCATGCCGGCAGTGATCGCGGTGATGAACTTCGCCTTCATGGGCGGGTCGATGGGCACCGCCGTGGGCGAGGCGTTTCTGGCCGCGGCCAAGCTCGCGGTGCTGCAGGAAGCGGCCTTCATCGTCTTCACCAGCTCCGGCGGGGCCCGGATGCAGGAAGGCGCGCTGTCGCTGATGCAGATGGCGCGCACCACCGTCGCGGTGGAGATGGTGAAGGACAAGCGGCTGCCCTACATCGTGGTGCTGACCGACCCCACCACTGGTGGCGTCACCGCCAGCTTCGCGATGCTGGGCGACGTGCAGATCGCCGAGCCGGGTGCGATGATCGGCTTTGCCGGCGCGCGGGTGATCGAGCAGACCATCCGCGAGAAGCTGCCCGAGGGGTTCCAGCGCGCCGAGTATCTGCGCGACCACGGCATCGTCGACATGGTGGTGCACCGGTTCGACCTGCGCCCGACCCTGGTCCGGATCCTCGACCTGCTGTTGCGCAAGCGGCGCGAGTTGAAGGCCGAGCCGGCCGCCGAGCCCGTTGTTCCCGCCACCGTCGGCGAAGCGCCCACCCTGGAACTGGTCAAGGCGAGTGAGCAGCCCGTCGAGTGA
- the trpA gene encoding tryptophan synthase subunit alpha: protein MSDRIRERFAALAAEGRAGLVTYLCAGDPDPETSLALIRGLPGCGVDLIEIGMPFSDPMADGPAIQAGNLRAIAGGMKLAKVLDLVRRFREEDQATPVILMGYYNPVHQMGKERFIQSAVEAGVDGLIMVDLPPEEDEEFCLPAKAAGLDFIRLATPTTDAKRLPVVLNNASGFIYYVSITGITGSAAPVADQVGEAVRRIKSSTTLPVAVGFGIRTPEQAAAIARHADAAVVGSALVDLVASNLDEAGKARPGLVETVHSLVRDLAAGVRGARA from the coding sequence GTGAGCGATCGGATCCGCGAGCGCTTCGCTGCGCTCGCCGCCGAGGGCCGTGCCGGCCTCGTCACCTATCTGTGTGCCGGGGACCCGGACCCGGAGACCTCGCTGGCGCTGATCCGCGGCCTGCCCGGCTGCGGCGTCGACCTGATCGAGATCGGCATGCCGTTCTCCGACCCGATGGCCGACGGCCCTGCAATCCAGGCCGGCAACCTGCGCGCCATCGCGGGCGGCATGAAGCTGGCGAAGGTCCTGGACCTCGTCCGCCGCTTCCGCGAGGAGGACCAAGCCACCCCGGTCATCCTGATGGGCTACTACAACCCGGTCCACCAGATGGGGAAGGAGCGCTTCATCCAAAGCGCCGTCGAGGCCGGCGTGGACGGGCTGATCATGGTCGACCTGCCGCCGGAGGAGGACGAGGAGTTCTGCCTGCCGGCCAAGGCGGCAGGCCTGGACTTCATCCGGCTGGCGACACCCACCACCGATGCGAAGCGGCTGCCGGTGGTGCTGAACAACGCCTCGGGCTTCATCTACTACGTGTCGATCACCGGCATCACCGGCTCGGCGGCGCCGGTGGCCGACCAGGTCGGCGAGGCGGTCCGGCGGATCAAGTCGTCGACCACCCTGCCGGTGGCGGTGGGCTTCGGCATCCGCACGCCCGAGCAGGCCGCGGCCATCGCGCGCCATGCGGATGCGGCGGTGGTGGGATCGGCGCTGGTCGACCTGGTTGCATCAAACCTGGACGAGGCAGGGAAGGCCAGGCCGGGCCTGGTCGAGACGGTCCATTCCCTGGTCCGCGACCTGGCCGCGGGCGTGCGCGGAGCACGGGCATGA
- the trpB gene encoding tryptophan synthase subunit beta produces the protein MSQRNSLRNMPDENGHYGIFGGRFVAETLMPLILELESAYEAAKKDEGFWKELDGWFKDYVGRPSPLYFAERLTEHFGGAKIYFKREELNHTGSHKINNTVAQVLLAKRMGKTRIIAETGAGQHGVATATVASRLGLPCIVYMGAKDIERQQPNVFRMRLLGAEVRPVTSGSHTLKDAMNEALRDWVSNVHDTFYVIGSVAGPHPYPAMVRDFQSVIGRETKQQILEKEGRLPDVLIAAVGGGSNAMGLFHPFLDDDVRLIAVEAAGDGIETGRHAAAMAAGTPGVLHGSRSYLLQDEDGQVVEPHSISAGLDYPGVGPEHSWLKEQGRLEIAPATDAETLEAFQLCGRIEGILPALECAHALAHIAKIAPTMDKDQVIVLNLSGRGDKDIFTVAEHLGVKL, from the coding sequence ATGAGCCAGCGCAATTCTCTGCGCAACATGCCGGACGAGAACGGGCATTACGGCATTTTCGGCGGCCGGTTCGTTGCCGAGACGCTGATGCCGCTGATCCTTGAGCTGGAAAGCGCCTACGAGGCCGCCAAGAAGGACGAGGGCTTCTGGAAGGAACTGGACGGCTGGTTCAAGGACTATGTCGGCCGCCCCTCGCCGCTCTACTTCGCCGAGCGCCTGACCGAGCATTTCGGCGGGGCCAAGATCTACTTCAAGCGCGAGGAGCTGAACCACACCGGCTCCCACAAGATCAACAACACCGTCGCCCAGGTCCTGCTCGCCAAGCGCATGGGCAAGACCCGGATCATCGCCGAGACCGGGGCCGGCCAGCACGGCGTCGCTACTGCCACGGTGGCGTCGCGGCTGGGCCTGCCCTGCATCGTCTACATGGGTGCGAAGGACATCGAGCGGCAGCAGCCGAACGTGTTCCGGATGCGCCTGCTGGGCGCCGAGGTCCGGCCGGTGACGTCCGGCTCGCACACGCTGAAGGACGCCATGAATGAGGCCCTGCGCGACTGGGTCTCCAACGTCCACGACACCTTCTACGTGATCGGCTCGGTGGCGGGTCCCCACCCCTATCCGGCGATGGTGCGCGACTTCCAGTCGGTGATAGGGCGCGAAACCAAGCAGCAGATCCTGGAAAAGGAGGGCCGGCTTCCGGACGTGCTGATTGCGGCGGTGGGCGGCGGCTCCAACGCGATGGGCCTGTTCCATCCGTTCCTGGACGACGATGTCCGCCTGATCGCGGTGGAAGCGGCCGGCGACGGGATCGAGACCGGCCGCCATGCCGCGGCGATGGCGGCGGGAACGCCCGGCGTGCTGCACGGCTCGCGCTCCTACCTCCTCCAGGACGAGGACGGCCAGGTGGTGGAGCCGCACTCGATCTCCGCTGGCCTGGACTATCCCGGCGTCGGGCCCGAGCATTCCTGGCTCAAGGAGCAAGGCCGTCTGGAGATCGCACCGGCCACCGACGCGGAGACCCTCGAGGCCTTCCAGCTCTGCGGCAGGATCGAGGGCATCCTGCCGGCGCTGGAATGCGCCCATGCCCTGGCGCACATCGCCAAGATCGCGCCGACCATGGACAAGGACCAGGTCATCGTCCTCAACCTGTCCGGCCGCGGGGACAAGGACATCTTCACGGTAGCCGAGCATCTTGGAGTGAAGCTGTGA
- a CDS encoding phosphoribosylanthranilate isomerase has translation MTLVKICGLTEPARIEQACAAGADYVGFVFFPASRRYVTPEQAGVLAGHVSGTVESVGLFVNPDDRIIETTLLSVPLDVIQLHGEESPERVAEIGLRFGVRTLKALPVAVPEDLQAVAAYADTADMILFDAKPVPGAVLPGGNGLPFDWRLLEQVEIDCPWLLAGGLTVDNLSTALAVTGAPGVDVSSGVETSPGVKDPAKLAAFIAMAKSFGRNDG, from the coding sequence ATGACCCTGGTCAAGATCTGCGGCCTGACGGAGCCGGCACGGATCGAACAGGCCTGCGCTGCGGGCGCCGACTATGTCGGCTTCGTGTTCTTTCCCGCTTCCCGGCGCTACGTGACGCCGGAACAGGCCGGGGTCCTGGCCGGCCATGTCTCCGGCACCGTGGAGAGCGTCGGGCTGTTCGTCAATCCGGACGACCGGATCATCGAGACGACCTTGCTGTCGGTGCCGCTGGATGTGATCCAACTGCATGGCGAAGAAAGTCCGGAGCGGGTCGCCGAGATCGGCCTGCGCTTCGGGGTGCGCACGCTCAAGGCCCTGCCGGTGGCGGTGCCCGAGGACCTGCAGGCCGTGGCGGCCTATGCCGACACCGCCGACATGATCCTGTTCGATGCGAAGCCCGTACCTGGGGCGGTGCTGCCGGGCGGCAACGGCTTGCCGTTCGACTGGCGCCTGCTCGAGCAGGTCGAGATCGATTGTCCGTGGCTTCTTGCTGGCGGCCTGACGGTGGACAATCTGTCGACTGCGCTGGCCGTGACCGGCGCGCCGGGCGTGGACGTCAGTTCGGGCGTGGAGACATCTCCTGGCGTGAAGGATCCGGCCAAGCTCGCCGCGTTCATCGCCATGGCCAAGAGTTTTGGGAGGAACGACGGATGA
- the pyrF gene encoding orotidine-5'-phosphate decarboxylase → MFTSPIFCAIDRPDPSGALDLARSLEGAVGGVKLGLEYFCAAGPEGVRAVASEGLPVFLDLKLHDIPNTVAGAVRSALVAEPAMLTLHASGGSAMLRAAVEAKRQAGSSSWLLAVTVLTSLDDTDLGAMGIAGDTGAQVERLARLAVEAGVDGLVCSPHEIARLRRVVPAGIKLVVPGIRPPGSAGDDQKRVMSPAEALAAGADVLVVGRPITGAADPASAARALLQGAAGS, encoded by the coding sequence TTGTTCACCTCCCCGATCTTCTGCGCCATCGACCGTCCCGATCCGTCCGGGGCGCTGGACCTCGCGCGATCGCTGGAGGGCGCCGTGGGCGGCGTGAAGCTGGGGCTGGAGTATTTCTGTGCTGCAGGCCCGGAGGGGGTGCGTGCCGTAGCCAGCGAAGGGCTGCCGGTCTTCCTGGACCTGAAGCTGCACGACATTCCCAACACGGTGGCCGGCGCCGTCCGCTCCGCCCTGGTTGCGGAGCCGGCGATGCTGACGCTGCATGCCTCGGGCGGCAGCGCCATGCTGCGGGCGGCGGTGGAGGCGAAGCGTCAGGCCGGATCCTCCAGCTGGCTCCTGGCGGTGACCGTGCTCACCAGCCTGGACGACACTGACCTTGGTGCCATGGGTATCGCCGGCGATACCGGAGCGCAGGTCGAGCGGCTGGCCCGGCTCGCGGTCGAGGCCGGTGTGGACGGGCTGGTATGCTCCCCGCACGAGATCGCCAGGCTGCGCCGGGTGGTGCCGGCAGGGATCAAGCTGGTGGTGCCGGGGATCCGTCCCCCCGGGTCCGCCGGGGACGACCAGAAGCGGGTGATGAGCCCCGCCGAAGCGCTGGCCGCCGGGGCGGACGTGCTGGTGGTGGGACGGCCGATCACCGGCGCCGCCGATCCGGCCTCCGCCGCCCGGGCCCTGCTGCAGGGCGCTGCCGGGTCATGA
- the lhpI gene encoding bifunctional Delta(1)-pyrroline-2-carboxylate/Delta(1)-piperideine-2-carboxylate reductase: MSQPAFFGPAEIEAALPWPRMVEALREGFAAGAEAPVRHHHAVPRPGMDRPADLLIMPAWRPGSSTGIKIVHVAPGHEAKGIPSIQGLYILFDGPTGTPRAVLDGAALTLRRTAGASALAASFLARDDVATHLVVGAGALCPNFVHAHRAVRPSLTKTLIWNRRPEKAAGVAQRLQEQGLDAEAVADLPAAVRRADLISAATNSTAPLIRGADVRPGTHVDLVGAYTRAMRESDDALVGLASVYVDTREGALAEAGDLLQAIDAGAFAPEDIRGDLRELVLGKAQGRRSVDEVTLFKSVGAALEDLVAAEAVVGARLPKD; encoded by the coding sequence GTGAGCCAGCCTGCCTTTTTCGGGCCCGCCGAGATCGAGGCCGCGCTGCCCTGGCCGCGCATGGTCGAGGCGCTGCGGGAAGGCTTCGCCGCCGGCGCCGAGGCTCCGGTGCGGCACCACCACGCGGTGCCGCGACCGGGCATGGACCGGCCGGCCGATCTCCTGATCATGCCGGCCTGGCGGCCGGGCTCCTCGACCGGGATCAAGATCGTCCATGTGGCGCCAGGCCACGAGGCCAAGGGGATCCCGTCGATCCAGGGTCTCTATATCCTGTTCGACGGCCCCACGGGGACGCCGCGCGCGGTCCTGGACGGTGCGGCGCTCACCCTGCGGCGCACGGCCGGCGCCTCGGCGCTCGCCGCCTCGTTCCTGGCCCGCGACGATGTCGCCACGCATCTGGTGGTGGGGGCGGGCGCGCTCTGCCCGAACTTCGTCCATGCCCACCGGGCGGTCCGGCCATCCCTGACGAAGACGCTGATCTGGAACCGCCGGCCGGAGAAGGCGGCAGGCGTCGCCCAGCGCCTGCAGGAGCAGGGGCTCGATGCGGAAGCGGTGGCGGACCTCCCCGCTGCGGTCCGGCGGGCGGATCTCATCTCTGCGGCCACCAACTCCACCGCGCCGCTGATCCGGGGGGCGGATGTCCGCCCCGGTACCCATGTCGACCTGGTGGGCGCCTATACCCGCGCGATGCGAGAGAGCGACGACGCGCTGGTCGGCCTAGCGTCGGTGTACGTGGACACCCGCGAGGGGGCGCTCGCCGAGGCGGGCGACCTCCTCCAGGCAATCGACGCCGGCGCCTTTGCGCCGGAGGATATCCGGGGCGACCTGCGGGAGCTGGTTCTCGGGAAAGCCCAGGGACGGCGGTCGGTGGACGAGGTGACCCTGTTCAAGTCGGTCGGCGCCGCGCTGGAGGATCTGGTCGCGGCGGAGGCGGTGGTCGGGGCGCGGCTGCCCAAGGACTGA
- a CDS encoding LapA family protein: MVKFLRTILGLIGLLVIVLFAIGNREPIEISLWPTPFMIDLPVYGVFLVAMILGVILGGIASWLGGHQKRAEASRSRRKLALMEEQEAKRRRDEEASAAALAAKNVTPTRALATAR; this comes from the coding sequence ATGGTAAAGTTCCTCCGTACGATCCTGGGGCTGATCGGGCTCCTGGTGATCGTCCTGTTCGCGATCGGCAACCGCGAGCCGATCGAGATCTCGCTCTGGCCGACGCCGTTCATGATCGACCTGCCGGTCTATGGGGTGTTCCTGGTGGCCATGATCCTGGGCGTGATCCTGGGCGGCATCGCCTCCTGGCTGGGCGGCCACCAGAAGCGCGCCGAGGCGTCGCGCAGCCGGCGCAAGCTGGCGCTGATGGAGGAACAGGAGGCGAAGCGCCGGCGCGACGAGGAAGCCTCGGCCGCGGCCCTGGCCGCCAAGAACGTCACGCCGACGCGCGCGCTGGCGACGGCCCGCTGA
- the ihfB gene encoding integration host factor subunit beta produces MTRSDLIRRIAEANPHLYLRDVEKIVATVFEELTKALERGDRVELRGFGAFSIRGRSARTGRNPRTGAEVDVPDKRVPYFKTGKELRERLNVGDE; encoded by the coding sequence ATGACCCGCTCCGACCTCATCCGCCGCATCGCCGAGGCGAACCCCCATCTCTACCTGCGCGATGTCGAGAAGATCGTCGCGACGGTGTTCGAGGAACTGACCAAGGCGCTGGAGCGGGGCGATCGCGTCGAGCTGCGCGGCTTTGGCGCATTCTCGATCCGCGGCCGCTCGGCGCGCACCGGCCGCAATCCGCGCACCGGGGCCGAGGTGGATGTCCCGGACAAGCGAGTGCCCTATTTCAAGACCGGCAAGGAGCTGCGCGAGCGCCTGAACGTCGGCGACGAGTGA